The nucleotide sequence ACTATATTTCTAATGCTCTTACTTCCATTTTCTTCATTATATATTACTTTAATTACCTTTCCATTAGGCAGATTCAAATCAAGTGTTTTGTCGGTAATAATGGGAACCTGCTCAGGTTCAGTTTCCGGTACTTGTTCTTTTTCTTCATTGTTTTTTGAACTTACGCCTTCATCCTTATCGCCGCCATTTGCTAGATATCCCGTACTCTGCTCCTGTTTTTGCTTAAAATAGTTATCTTGCCACCTGGTATAAGTAGTCCGGCAAAAAAAGTATAAAGCTACGGCAATGAGACAAAAAACAAATATTGTCTTTCTTCTTTTTCTAGCCTTCATCTTTCTATCATATTCTCTGCTGAATATACTTGGCTTTCCCAACTCCTTTTCCTCCTATCAACAGTAATGGATTTTTCTTAGCCTCACTTATGATATACGTAAAGTCACAATAATAGTACTCAATATTATTAAAATTGACAATTCACAATGGACAATTAATACTCTAGGCATTCATTATATATTATACCATTTTATCAATAAAATAAAAAAGAGAAAAATAAAGAAAAAATAGCAATCCTCAAATAATTTTGACGATTGCTACTCATATTTCTGGAAACTAAATATTAATATTACTTATTCACTGTTAATTATCACTTCTCCATTAAATTAAGTACTCTTTTAAGTTCTTTGGTTCTAAAGTTTCTCCAGCCTTTTTCATCATTACAGCCTTTAAGTAAAACTTAAAGGTATCAAGACAGGTAAAGGTTGTAACCCTATATTCGGCAGCTTTACGTCTTATTTTAAATCCTTCAGTGTTTATATTGTTACCACTTGTAGGAGTGTTGAACACAATCTGTATATTTCCTGATGCTATTTCTTTCAAAGCCAGCTTATTGTTTAAGATTTGGCACTGCAATCCATTCTGTTGTAAATACTTTGCAGTTCCTTCTGAACCAGAAAATTTAAAACCAAGGCTTTCATATCGTTTTAAGATCTCAAAGCCCTCTTCTTTATCAACGTCTTTAAGGGATACATAAACCCTTCCTTCTGTTATTACCTTTATGCCAGAAGCTACAAAAGCCTTATATATTGCCTTGTCTAATACTCTATCAACCCCTAAAACCTCACCTGTAGATTTCATCTCCGGCCCCAGATACATGTCTGCGTCAGCCAGCTTCTCTCCAGAAAATACCGGGATTTTAACGGCATACAGCTTAGATCCCTTTATCAAGCCAGTGCCATATTCCATTGCTGAAAGCTTATTACCCAGCATCAGCTGTACAGCTATGGATACCATCGGTACTCCAGTGACCTTGCTCAATATTGGCACTGTGCGGGATGCTCTTGGATTTACTTCTATTACATAAACCTCATTGCCATCAAAGACATACTGAATGTTTATAAGTCCCACTACCTTAAGTTTCTTAGAAATTTTCTCAGTATAATATTTTAACTTTTCAACAGTTTCATCACTCAATGAAATATGCGGATAAATAGTTATGCTGTCACCGGAGTGAACTCCAGTTCTTTCAACATGTTCCATAATGCCAGGTATCAAAATATTGTCACCGTCGCAAAGAGCGTCCACTTCTATTTCTATTCCCTTGATATATTTGTCCATTAGTATGGCATGACCGTTGCAAAGGCTCATAGCCTCTTCCATATATCTTGTCAAGGCCACATCATCATAGACAACCTCCATGGCCCTTCCTCCTATAACATAGGAAGGTCTAACCACAACAGGGTATCCAAGTTCTACGGCTTTAGATTTTGCCTCTTCTACAGAAGCCACTACCACTCCCCTAGGACTTGGTATATCCAGTTCTTCTAAAAGCATTCTGAATTTGTCTCTATCTTCCGCCAAGTCTATGGAGTTAAATTGGGTACCTAATATTTTCACCCCTCTTTTATGAAGCTTTTCTGATAAATTAATAGCCGTCTGCCCCCCAAACTGTACAATTACCCCTTCCGGTTTTTCCTTGTTTATAATATTCATCACATCGTCGATGTACAGCGGTTCAAAGTATAGCTTATCAGAGGTATCAAAATCCGTACTTACGGTTTCAGGATTATTGTTTACTATTATTGATTCATATCCCGCTTCTTTAATTGCCCAAACTCCGTGTACGCAGCAGTAGTCAAATTCAATTCCCTGTCCAATTCTTATAGGACCGGAACCTATAACAAGGATCTTTTTCTTATCTGAAACCACTACTTCATCCTCTTCTTCGTAGCAGGAATAGTAATAGGGGGTTTTAGATTCAAACTCTCCGCTGCAGGTATCAACCATTTTATACACCGGGTATATGGCTTTATGCTTTCTTAACTCTTTTAAGTCCTCACTGCTTAATTTCGTTAAGTCACATATCTCTTCATCGGTAAATCCCATTGCCTGGGCTTTATATATTAGCTCAGAATTACCGTTATACTGTTCCAAATCCTTTTCCATCTGAACTATATTCTTTATTGCATCTATAAACCATGGATCAATTTTTGTAATTTGCTGAAGGTATTCTTCGGTCTTTCCTCTTCTCATGGCTTCTGCCAGAACGAATAATCTCTCATCATCCTGCTTTTTCAGCTTTTCAATGAGGTCCTTTTCATCCATTTCTTCAAGTTTCTGATATCTTAGGCCTTTAGGCATACCTTCCAGAGAACTTACCGCCTTTAGCAGTGCGCCCTCAAAGCTTCTGTTTATTGCCATAACCTCACCGGTAGCCTTCATCTGAGTTCCAAGAGTTCTTTCTGCCCTGGAGAACTTGTCAAAGGGCCACTTTGGTATCTTTACTACTACATAGTCCAGTGTAGGCTCAAAGCAAGCACTGGATACTCCCGTTACCGAGTTTTTCAACTCATCAAGCCTATAACCAATGGCGATTTTTGCTGCAATTTTTGCAATGGGATAACCTGTGGCCTTTGACGCTAATGCGCTAGACCGGCTTACCCTTGGATTTACTTCAATTACTATATAATTACTGCTGTAGGGATCCAGTGCAAATTGTACGTTGCATCCTCCCTCAATCTTTAAGCTTCTTATTATATCTATAGATGCCTTTCGGAGCATATGATATTCCTTATCCCTCAAGGTTTGAGAGGGAGCTACCACAATACTGTCACCGGTGTGTATTCCTACCGGATCTATGTTTTCCATATTACATATTATTATGCAGTTATCTTTACTATCTCTTATAACTTCATACTCAATTTCCTTCCATCCGGCCACACTTTGTTCCAGAAGTATTTGTCCTATAGGACTAAGCTCAATACCTCTGGCGCAGATTTCCTCAAGTGCTTCCCAGTTCTCCGCAATTCCGCCACCGGTTCCCCCTAAGGTATAGGCCGGCCTAATTATCACCGGGAAACCTACAGCTTCAACAAACTCAAAACACTGCTTTAAGCTGGTCCCAATTATGCTCTTAGGAATGGGTTGACCTATTTCAATCATTAATTCTTTAAAAGCTTCTCTGTCCTCAGCCTTCTTTATGGATTCACTGTTTATTCCTAAAAGTTTAACTCCATACTTTTCCAGGACCCCTTCATCCTTTAGCTTCATTGCAAGGTTTAGGGCAGTTTGGCCTCCAAAACCAGCTAAAATTCCCTGAGGTCTTTCCTTTGCAAGTATAGCCTCTATGGACTCCATATTTAAGGGTTCTATATAAACCTTGTCTGCTATGTTAGTATCCGTCATAATTGTTGCCGGATTGCTGTTTACAAGAATTGTTTCTATCCCTTCTTCTTTAATTGCTTTACAGGCCTGCGTTCCTGAATAATCAAACTCCGCTGCCTGGCCAATGATAATTGGCCCTGAGCCAATTATTAAAACTTTTTTTAATGATTTATCAAGCCCCATATTTCACTCCGTCTCCTTCGCTGATCTCTACGAATTTATCAAATAAATATGCCGTGTCTATTGGACCTGGGGCACCTTCCGGATGAAATTGAACAGAAAACACAGGATAATATCTGTGTCTGATGCCCTCCACACTTCCATCATTCAGATTCTTATGAGTAATTATGACCCCAAGCTTTTCCAAACCCTGCTCACTAACAGCATAGCCGTGGTTTTGAGAGGTTATATAAGCCTTATCTCTCTCAATGTCATATACACCGTGATTTCCGCCTCTGTGTCCATATTTCATCTTATAGGTATCTCCGCCCAATGCTAAAGATAAAATTTGATGCCCTAGACATATGCCGAAAACCGGTATTTTGCCTATAAGTTTTTTTGCTAAGGTTATCCCTTCTACAACGGATTTGGGATCTCCCGGTCCATTGCTCAATAAAACCCCTTGAGGATTAATATTTCTTATTTCCTCAAAGGTCACGTTGTAAGGTACTATTGTAATATCACAATTTCTTTCTTTTAAATTGTTTATTATATTTCTCTTAACCCCAAAATCTACTACAACAACCTTGATGCCCTTACCTTCTATATGAATGTACTTATCTGTACTAACCTCCTTTGTGTAATTATCAACCTTATTCTTTTCTGCTTCAATTATCCTTTTAACCTCATAGGTAGAAATATACTCATTTGCTATAACACATTTTTGTGCTCCAAGACTTCTTATCTTTCTTGTAATACTTCTTGTGTCCACATCATAAATTCCTACAATCCCCATCTCTTTAAGCATATCATCAATGCTCTTTTCACTCATGTAGTTTGAGGTTTTTGCGGAAGGATTTTTTACGATAAAGCCTCTTGCATATACCTTAGTTGACTCTTTTTCTTTATTATTTGTCCCATAGTTACCAATTAGAGGGTAGGTCATGGTTATTATTTGTCCGGCGTAAGAAGGATCTGTTAAAATTTCCTGATATCCGGTAATGGAAGTGTTAAACACTAATTCACCGCTGGAAACACCTGTCTTTCCAAAGCCTTTTCCCTTGTATATAGAACCATCCTCGAGATAAAGTAATCCTTCCATGATATTATACACTCCTCTTATCTATTGAATATTTATTCATAATATACTAATATTTATACAGATTTTATTACATATTTTAGTGCTTGTCAAGAGTTAACATATCTTATAAAGTCGGTTTTTTCTTATTATTTTTTAATTTCCTTTTACTACATAAAAAATACTCCCTACATGTATAGAGAGTAATTTCATTAATGAATTGATACTTAAATTATTTAATATTTCTGCTGCCAGGTTTTACGTACTGTATACCTTCCTTGCATAATGGACATTCTTCCTTTTCATAACTTTCTATATCCATCTTTACACTACTGTATATAGGATATTCAAGCTTGCAGGTTCCTCTGTCTACTATGCAGGCTATTCCAACCACCTGTCCACCACGGCTTTTTATAACTTCTATGGCTTCTAATGCAGATTTCCCTGTAGTAACTACATCCTCTGTAATTACAACCTTATCCCCTGGTTTAATTTTAAAGCCTCTTCTAAGAGTCATTTTCCCTTCTTCTCTCTCAGTAAACATAGCCGGCTTACCACATTGTCTTCCTAGTTCATAGGCCACAATGATTCCCCCCATTGCCGGTCCCACAACTAGGTCAAAGTCCACATCCATTAGTTTCTCTGCCACTACAGTCAATACTTCAGCAGCCTTATCAGGATACTGTAACAATTTTGCACATTGGCAGTACATATTGCTGTGCCTGCCGCTGGACAGCAGAAAATGTCCCTCCAATAATGCTTCACACTGTTTTAATATATCTATAATCATTTTTGTTCCCCCTATCTTAATTGTTAACTGCAAAATTTACATTATTACTAACTTTAATAAAAAATAATTTCTTTCTAAATTACTCATTACCCATTGTCCTCTAAGTCCATGCCGCTCCCACAATCTCATCAATGCTCTTTAAGCCCTCCTTATACATAAAATCACGAATCTCTTCAATAATATCCACAGCTATGTCCGGCTTTATGAAGTTTGCCGTGCCAATTTGTACTGCTGTGGCTCCTGCCATTATAAATTCTATGGCATCTATGCCGGACATGATTCCTCCCAGTCCTATTACTGGTATGTCTACAGCTTTTGATACTTCATAGACCATTCTAAGAGCTAGTGGCTTCACTGCAGGTCCTGAAAGGCCTGCAAAGACATTTTCAAAGACCGGTTTTCTCTTCTTTATGTCGATGGCCATAGCCTTTACGGTATTTATCAGGGAAAGTGCATCTGCTCCTGCCTCTCTACACCTATATGCCATGGCCACGATGTCCTCTGCATTGGGCGAAAGCTTTACTATCAGTGGCTTTTTACACACTGACCTTACTTCCTTTACAACTTCATAGGCAGTGTCACATTTAATACCAAAAGCCATCCCACCGCTTTTGACATTAGGGCAGGATATATTAAGCTCTATCATATGCACAGAGGTATTGCTTAGCTTGGCTACTGCCTCCACATACTCTTCAATATTGCTTCCTCCTACATTGACAATTATATTTGTATTTAATGTGTCCATAAAGGGCAGCTCACTTTCAATAAATTCATCTATGCCCGGGTTTTGCAGTCCAACACTGTTTAGCATGCCGCCCCGGGTCTCATATACCCTTATGCCTTCGTTCCCATCTCTCTTGTGTAAGGTTAATCCCTTTGTACAAATACCTCCCAGTAAGGACACATCATAAAACTCCGAATATTCCCTGCCAAAGCCAAAGGTACCGGAGGCTGCAATGACCGGATTTTTAAATTTAACTCCGCATATATTCCTACTTAACATTACCGTCCCCCCCTATATTACTAGGTCATCGCCCTTGAATACCGGACCTTCTTTGCATGTCCTCTTGTTTCCACCTTTAGTTTTGCAGGTACATACAAGGCAAGCTCCAACCCCACAGGCCATATGCTTTTCCATGGATACATATATTTCCGTACCTACTTCTCGGCACTGCTTCAGAACCTTTTCCATCATAGCTTCAGGTCCGCAGCACAGTACTAGATCATACTTAGCAGCATCGAATATTTCTGTAATATACCCCTTATACCCAAAGCTTCCGTCCTCAGTGGCTATATACACATTTTTTACTCTGGGTCTTATGATATCTATGGCATAAATACTACATCTAAAGCCTGCATATAGGTCTACTTCCGCCCAGTGAAGTATTTTACTCAGTTCTACCATTGGGGCAATGCCAATTCCTCCACTTACCAGGGCAACCCTTCCCTTGATATCTTCTGTCTTAAATCCATTACCTAGGGGCCCCATAACCTGTAGTTCTTGTCCTCTCTTTAACCTGGAGAGCATTTCCGTACCTCTTCCTGTTACGGCGTAAAGAAAATCCAACTTGTCTTCTCTAACTTCGCTGACACTGATGGGGCGCCAAAGCACCGGTTCTGTTTCCCAGCACTTAAGCATATAGAATTGTCCCGGCTTTATTTTATGGTCTATCTTAGTTTCTATAGTCATCTTAAAGATACCGCTTACTACTTCCTCATTGTCTAAGATCTTTGCACTCTTGTATTCCGGCATTATTTCAGTCCTCCCTCAAGCTTACTGCAGGTTTCCTCAATTTCCTTCCTCATTCTGATGACTTCTTCTCTTGAATAGATATCAAATTTTTCATCACCCTTATCTTTTCCTTTATAAGCTAGGAGAACTGCTCTGGAGGAGTTTACAATACCGCCATTTCCACGGTTTAGATATAGGGCAACATCCTCAGCCTTTCCTCCTTGAGCTCCATAGCCCGGAATCAAGAAGAAGGTACTTTCCAAACTCTTTCGCAACTCCTGAGCTTCGCTTCGGTGGGTGCAACCTACTACCGCCCCAATAGAGCTGTATCCACTGGAGCCTAGATAATATTTACCTAAGCTGTTTATTTTATTTCCTACAATGCTATAGATTTTACTTCCTCCCAAACTGTTGATGTACTGTATATCCTCAGCCCCCCGGTTAGAGGTTCTGACCAGGGCAAACAGTCCCTTTTCTTTATTCTTCAAATAGGGTAGGAAAGGCTCTATTGTATCCATACCCATATAAGGATTTACCGTTATAAAATCACTTTCAAAGTCACCTTCAAAATGGGCCTTGGCATACATTTCCGCGGTTTTTGCTATATCTCCTCTTTTTACATCTGCAATAATTACCGCATCCATATCCCTTAGGTATTTCAAAGTTTTAGCATAGGCCCTAAGTCCTTTTAGACCATAGGCCTCATAGTAGGCAATTTGAACCTTAAAGCAGCCTACTGTGTCCAGAGTGGAGTCTATAATTCTCTTATTGAATTCAAAGATAACGTCCTCTAAGTTTTCAAATTGATCTGCAAAGCTCTTAGGAATATACTCAAAATCTGTATCCAAGCCTACGCATACAACTCCTCTTTGAGCTACTCTTTCAAATAACTTATCAATAATCATAGTCCAAACTCTTCCTCTCTATAGACAACTTGTCCTGCTTTAATGGTACATAATACAGTTCCCTTTACCTTATATCCATGGAAGGGACTGTTTTTCCCCTTTGATTTGAATTTTTCAACATCTATTTCATAAGGAGTATCAATATCCACCAAGACCATATCTCCCTCATAACCAATCTGGAATTTTCCTTTTTCTATGCCCATTATCTCTGCTGGTCTCTTAGACATAAGATCAGACAATCTGCTCAAGCCGATATGTCCCTCCTCCACTAACTTTGTATAACATATGGCAAAGGCTGTTTCTATTCCGCTTATGCCCGGTGCTCCTTTTGCCTTATCCTCTGCCGTATGTGGGGCATGGTCTGTGGCTATACAATCAACGTACCCTCTTTTTATAGCTTCGATTAGGAACTCTACGTCATCTTCTTTTCTAAGTGGAGGATTAACTCTGTAGTTTATCTCATCTGTGAGACCTATATGATGGGGTGTAACTTCACAGGTTATTTTATTTCCTGCTTCCTTAGCTTCAATCACATATTCCATAGCTTCCTTAGTGCTTACATGGGCTAAATGGAGTTTACATTTTGTGTACTTAGCCAGGGTAATATCCCTCCAGGTCATTGTATTTTCCGCCAATCTCATATCTACATCACTTAGGTCCGGACTCTCTGCATGGGACATTATTATAAGTCCAAGCTTCTCTGCCTTAATCATAGCCTGCATCATGATCTTGCTGTCTGCTACACCCTTTCCGTCATCGGATAACAACTTTACAAGCCCACTTTCCGCTTCAAGTTCATCTAAATGGCTTACATCCTTACCTTCAAGATTTCTGGTTATAGACATGCACTGATGTATGTCTATCAATGCCTCCTGCTTGCCTTTTTCCAATACATAATTGACTGTGTCCATGTTACTGCACACCGGATTAGTATTTGCCATTAAGTTCACTGTAGTGAATCCTCCTCTTACTGCGGCCTTACTGCCAGTACCTATATCTTCCTTATAAGTATAGCCCGGGTCTCTAAAGTGGCAGTGTAAATCGATGAAGGCCGGCATTAAGATCATGCCTTTGGCGTCAATTGTTTCTGCTTCCTTAATAATATCTCTCCCTATTTCTGCAATCTTTCCATCTTTAATATATATGTCCCCTAAAAAGTCAACGCTCCAGTCAACAATTCTTGCATTCTTAATTAACAAATCCATAGATATTTCCCCCTATATATCTTTAAACCTTACGATGTCGTCGCAGTACTCACAGCGGTATTCCCTGTTATCATAGTCAACCAAATGGAATACATGAGGCACATAGTCTTCCATAGAAGTAACACACCTAGGATTTTTGCATATAAGTACATTCTCCACTCTGGTGGGGATTTCCAACTTAATCTTTTGGGTTATAATCTCATTCTCTATAATGTTTATGGTTATGTTGGGATCTATAAGTCCCAATACTGTAAAGTCTACATGAATTTCATTTTCTATTTTAATTATGTCTTTTTTCCCTATCTTTACGCTGGGTGCATTCATAATAAGAGCTACTGTAAAATCTGCTCCGTTTAGCTTTAGATATTCAAAAATTTTTACTCCTAGCCCTGCAGTGATATGGTCTATGACAATACCTTTCTTAATGCTGTTTATGGTAACCATAATCATCCTCCTACCTTACTCCTAAAAGTTTGCTTATCAGTGCCATTCTTACATACATGCCGTACTGAGCCTGTTTAAAATAACAAGCCCTAGGGTCATTGTCCACTTCATAGGCGATTTCATTAACTCTCGGCAGCGGATGCAGGACTATCATATCTTCCTTTGCATACTTTAACTTGTCCTTATCTAGAATATAGCTATCTTTAAGCCTCACATAGTCTTCTTCATTAAAGAAGCGTTCTCTCTGAACTCTTGTCATATACAACACATCCAACTCTCCAAGCACTTCTTCCATGGTGACAGTTTCTTTATATTCAATATTATTTTTTTTCAAAACTTCACTGAGGATATAGTTGGGTACCTTTAATTCTTCTGGTGAGATTAAAACAAACTTTATGTTTTCATACCTACACATGGCTTTTATCAAAGAATGAACAGTCCTCCCAAATTTTAAGTCACCGCATACACCGATGGTTAAATTGGTAAGTCCGCCTTTTATGTTACGTATGGTTAATAGGTCTGTTAAGGTTTGGGTAGGATGTTGATGTCCTCCGTCTCCGGCATTGATCACCGGCATGGTTGTATTCATGGCAGCAATTTTAGGAGCACCTTCCTTGGGGTGCCTTATTACTGCAATATCCGCATAGCAGGCAACTGTTCTTATAGTATCTGCAATACTTTCACCTTTAGACACGGAGCTGGAATTGGGTTCGGAGAAACCTATGACATTTCCACCCAGTCTTAACATAGCAGCTTCAAAACTGAATCTTGTCCTAGTACTGGGTTCGTAAAATAGAGTGGCTAAAATTTTCCCTTGGCATACATGAGAAAATTTCTGTGGATTTGAAATGATATCGTCTGCTAATTTAAAAGTTTCCTCTAATTCATCCAAGGTAAAGTCCATTGGATCTAATAGATGTTTTGCTTTTAACATATTCAATCCTCTCCTTCTTAACCTCTCTGGGCTAAATTTAAAGGTAAGGAGTCATATATGGAATATTTTTAAATTAAAAAATGCCCTCCACAAAGGAAGGCATAGTTATACCATAGTTAAAAGTATTCTATACTATATGACTTCCTTATTGATCTCACAGGATCAACTTAAAGGTATATTGTGTTTAAATAATATTAACATAGGCTGCCAAATATGTCAATGAGAAAACACCTTATTTATTTGGCAGACCTCTTACCGGTTTTCTCATATCCTTATCAGTATTCATAGTTATTGGATTTGCAGTTTTAGGATTAGTTGTTTTATTATCGTTTCTACTCTTTTTTTCAGCCTTGGTTGCCATAACTTTATCACCTCCACTTTTATTCTTCCTGTAGTGAAGTGTAAATATTCTAAGTTAAAGGAGCATATCCGGATTTAAATAGGCAAATCCAGTTATGCTCCCAACATTTCCACATATAAGCACTTTTTTATAGTTTAAAGGTACTGATCTCTGTCTGTAGGTCATCTGCTAGCTTGGCTAAAAGTTGACTGGATTCTACCACCTCAGCCCCAAGATTGGATTGCTGCATGGTTGAAGCAGCAATTTCCTGCATCTGTGATGCTGTAATGTTGCTTATTTCCTCTATACCAAGCATTGATTGGACAATTTTTTCGCTGCTTTCAGCCATTTGTTTTATAGATGAAATTATTTCATTTGCCTTATTTGAAGTATCTGAAACCAATTGAGCAATCTCTGTAAAGGACTTTTCTGCAATATTTACTACTTCCGTACCTAACTTTACCTCTTTCGTACCAAGCATCATTGCACTTTGTGCCTGCATCGTATCTTCTACTATCTCTTTTATTATGTTTGTTACTTTAACAACAGAAGTCTGTGATTGTATGGCAAGTTTTCTTACTTCCTCCGCAACCACTGAAAAGCCTCGTCCGTGTTCTCCTGCCCGTGCAGCCTCAATTGCTGCATTTAGTGCCAGTAAGTCTGTTTGTGATGCAATAGAAGATATTGTACCAGCTATTTGTTCAATTTCCCTGGTCCTTTCACCTAGGCGCTGAACCAAGACAGCTGAATCTTCAACGGTTTTCTCAACTCTTTTCATCTGTGTTATAACTTTCTCTACAGACTCTTTTCCATGGCTTGTTGCCAGCTCCGCTCCTCTGAAGGCATTCTGCATTTCATTTGTATTATCCATAATTCTTTCAATATCTGTAGATATCTGTGACACAATTGCTTTTGTATAAGAGACAGCTTTCACTTGCTTTTCGGTACCTTCTGCCACTTCTGCAACGGTACTAGCTACCTGATTTACTGCCTCAGCGGACTGTTCAGTAGCTGTTGTCAGCTGTTGTCCCATGTTGGCTACTGCCTCAGCAGACTGGGATGTATTTTTTATGAAGTTTTGAACTTGTCCAGTTACTGCGTTTATAGAAGATGCCAAATTACCCAATTCATCTTTAGAACTGATTTTTATGGTTTTGATAGAAACCTTTCCGTTAACATCCTTACTAACCGCCTCTTGAATAAGCTTAACCTGATTACTTATGGCCCTGATTACTATAAAACCTATAACTACACTGACTGATAGTCCTATTACTAAGGTCAATATCAATGCAGACATAATTAGTTTATATGAGTTATTTGCCTTATCGTATTCATTCTTGGCACTTATCAGTTGTTCACTTACTATTTCTGTTAGCTTTGAAACTATCGGGTCCATACTCAAATCCAAATCATTAGCAGCGAATTTCACTAATTTATCCCTATCTTGTTCCTTCATAATTACCAATAACTTGTCCACATATGAGTTTGCCAAACTCATATGTTTTTCCGCTTGGGCTGCCAGATCCTTTTCAACAGCGGTAAGATCATTGTTAATATATGACTCCCACGCTTCTTCGATGGCTTCCCTTCCTGCCTTTATCTGATTTTCACCTTCTATCCAGGATGCTCTTCCATTTAACACCTTATATGTTATACCCGTAATATTTACCGCATACTTATCTGATACTGTTTTCAATTGCTGCAAAGGTACAAAGTTTCTGTTATAAACCTTGAGCATCTTGTTATTTGAATTTCTTACCCCCAATATACCTGCAACACCTATAAAAATTGAAACTATGGATTTAATCAAAAGTAATAGTATTATTTTAGTTTTAATTTTAAGGTTATTTAGGATTTTCATATTATTCCCCCTTTTTATTCTCTCTTTCTCTGCAAAATAAGCTTATATGTATTCGTTTTCAAGCAAAGAACTACTTATTAATACTTCCTCCTTACGTATTTATACAAATTTAGATATATTAAATGTTATTACATCATTTTACCTATTTCTCTTTTATTATACCATTGTTTATACCTATTTTAAATACTATATATTTATGGAGTTGATGTAAAATTAACTTAAAAAATTCAACTTCCTCATTCTTGTCCAAAATCCTTATCACCCTAAAAATAAAAAGAAAGCCATCCCAAAGCAAATCATATTGCTTAGAATGGCTTTCCCACTATATTACATCAAAGAAACACATTTGATCACTTTCCGGAAGACCTTTTAGGCAGTCAAACTTTTTAAGCAGATCTATGGCTGCATTTCCAACTTTAGCACGTTTCCTTACGTCCTCTATAGATCTGAAAGGTTCTTCCTGCATGGCTTTATATATACTTTCTGCTGCCACATTACCCATACCGGCTATACTGTTTATAGGCGGTCTTAGACCATCCTCCTCTACTAGGAACTTGGTTGCATGGGCCTTGGATAAATCTATGGGCAGGAACTTTATTCCTCTC is from Clostridium thermarum and encodes:
- the carB gene encoding carbamoyl-phosphate synthase large subunit, with amino-acid sequence MGLDKSLKKVLIIGSGPIIIGQAAEFDYSGTQACKAIKEEGIETILVNSNPATIMTDTNIADKVYIEPLNMESIEAILAKERPQGILAGFGGQTALNLAMKLKDEGVLEKYGVKLLGINSESIKKAEDREAFKELMIEIGQPIPKSIIGTSLKQCFEFVEAVGFPVIIRPAYTLGGTGGGIAENWEALEEICARGIELSPIGQILLEQSVAGWKEIEYEVIRDSKDNCIIICNMENIDPVGIHTGDSIVVAPSQTLRDKEYHMLRKASIDIIRSLKIEGGCNVQFALDPYSSNYIVIEVNPRVSRSSALASKATGYPIAKIAAKIAIGYRLDELKNSVTGVSSACFEPTLDYVVVKIPKWPFDKFSRAERTLGTQMKATGEVMAINRSFEGALLKAVSSLEGMPKGLRYQKLEEMDEKDLIEKLKKQDDERLFVLAEAMRRGKTEEYLQQITKIDPWFIDAIKNIVQMEKDLEQYNGNSELIYKAQAMGFTDEEICDLTKLSSEDLKELRKHKAIYPVYKMVDTCSGEFESKTPYYYSCYEEEDEVVVSDKKKILVIGSGPIRIGQGIEFDYCCVHGVWAIKEAGYESIIVNNNPETVSTDFDTSDKLYFEPLYIDDVMNIINKEKPEGVIVQFGGQTAINLSEKLHKRGVKILGTQFNSIDLAEDRDKFRMLLEELDIPSPRGVVVASVEEAKSKAVELGYPVVVRPSYVIGGRAMEVVYDDVALTRYMEEAMSLCNGHAILMDKYIKGIEIEVDALCDGDNILIPGIMEHVERTGVHSGDSITIYPHISLSDETVEKLKYYTEKISKKLKVVGLINIQYVFDGNEVYVIEVNPRASRTVPILSKVTGVPMVSIAVQLMLGNKLSAMEYGTGLIKGSKLYAVKIPVFSGEKLADADMYLGPEMKSTGEVLGVDRVLDKAIYKAFVASGIKVITEGRVYVSLKDVDKEEGFEILKRYESLGFKFSGSEGTAKYLQQNGLQCQILNNKLALKEIASGNIQIVFNTPTSGNNINTEGFKIRRKAAEYRVTTFTCLDTFKFYLKAVMMKKAGETLEPKNLKEYLI
- a CDS encoding dihydroorotate dehydrogenase — translated: MLSRNICGVKFKNPVIAASGTFGFGREYSEFYDVSLLGGICTKGLTLHKRDGNEGIRVYETRGGMLNSVGLQNPGIDEFIESELPFMDTLNTNIIVNVGGSNIEEYVEAVAKLSNTSVHMIELNISCPNVKSGGMAFGIKCDTAYEVVKEVRSVCKKPLIVKLSPNAEDIVAMAYRCREAGADALSLINTVKAMAIDIKKRKPVFENVFAGLSGPAVKPLALRMVYEVSKAVDIPVIGLGGIMSGIDAIEFIMAGATAVQIGTANFIKPDIAVDIIEEIRDFMYKEGLKSIDEIVGAAWT
- the carA gene encoding glutamine-hydrolyzing carbamoyl-phosphate synthase small subunit encodes the protein MEGLLYLEDGSIYKGKGFGKTGVSSGELVFNTSITGYQEILTDPSYAGQIITMTYPLIGNYGTNNKEKESTKVYARGFIVKNPSAKTSNYMSEKSIDDMLKEMGIVGIYDVDTRSITRKIRSLGAQKCVIANEYISTYEVKRIIEAEKNKVDNYTKEVSTDKYIHIEGKGIKVVVVDFGVKRNIINNLKERNCDITIVPYNVTFEEIRNINPQGVLLSNGPGDPKSVVEGITLAKKLIGKIPVFGICLGHQILSLALGGDTYKMKYGHRGGNHGVYDIERDKAYITSQNHGYAVSEQGLEKLGVIITHKNLNDGSVEGIRHRYYPVFSVQFHPEGAPGPIDTAYLFDKFVEISEGDGVKYGA
- the pyrE gene encoding orotate phosphoribosyltransferase; the encoded protein is MIIDILKQCEALLEGHFLLSSGRHSNMYCQCAKLLQYPDKAAEVLTVVAEKLMDVDFDLVVGPAMGGIIVAYELGRQCGKPAMFTEREEGKMTLRRGFKIKPGDKVVITEDVVTTGKSALEAIEVIKSRGGQVVGIACIVDRGTCKLEYPIYSSVKMDIESYEKEECPLCKEGIQYVKPGSRNIK